One stretch of Acholeplasma laidlawii PG-8A DNA includes these proteins:
- a CDS encoding CCA tRNA nucleotidyltransferase produces MSLKSAKNLIRDLKKHGYQAYLVGGVVRDFLMKAKFSDIDITTSAKPYEVMKHFKAVPTGIKYGTITIMYDNVSFEVTTFRTDGPTSDFRHPDSVIYSDNVNDDVMRRDFTMNGILMDEYQNIYDYVGGQRDIEHKIIRAIGDPNERFKEDALRMLRAFYFQSKLGFEIEPVTKQAIQDNAHLIKELAMERIHAELIKILKGKHLKTALNSMIETGIHKVLPGLEKGIIHTANLEEMPFIDTFFALSFTLNNGFIPAKWTFSNRHRHKYQKASELALMHPTTIPDTALYHYGLEISLLANKVNFNLGKQSYQNQSLQERFNNLPLKSELDLALTSQEIMNIVNKKAGAWLGKLKAHMIDHILEKKLSNNKEALTSFVSTYEV; encoded by the coding sequence ATGAGTTTAAAATCAGCGAAAAATTTAATCAGAGATTTAAAGAAACATGGCTATCAAGCTTACTTAGTTGGAGGCGTGGTCAGAGACTTTCTAATGAAAGCCAAGTTTAGTGATATCGATATAACTACCAGTGCCAAACCATATGAAGTTATGAAACATTTTAAGGCGGTCCCTACAGGTATTAAATATGGTACGATAACTATCATGTATGATAATGTATCCTTTGAAGTGACAACCTTTAGAACAGATGGTCCTACATCTGACTTTAGACATCCGGATTCCGTCATTTACTCAGATAACGTTAATGATGATGTGATGCGTCGTGATTTTACAATGAATGGTATCTTAATGGATGAGTATCAAAATATCTATGACTACGTAGGTGGTCAAAGAGATATCGAACATAAAATCATCCGTGCGATTGGAGATCCAAACGAACGCTTTAAAGAAGATGCACTACGTATGTTACGAGCATTCTATTTCCAATCCAAATTAGGCTTTGAAATAGAACCTGTAACCAAACAAGCAATTCAAGATAATGCACATTTAATTAAAGAGTTAGCGATGGAACGCATTCATGCTGAACTCATTAAAATACTTAAAGGTAAACATCTAAAAACGGCCTTAAACTCCATGATTGAAACAGGTATACATAAAGTACTACCTGGATTAGAAAAAGGGATTATACATACCGCTAATTTAGAAGAAATGCCTTTTATTGATACATTCTTTGCTTTATCATTTACTTTAAACAATGGATTTATTCCGGCTAAATGGACATTTTCAAATAGACACCGTCATAAATATCAAAAGGCAAGTGAACTTGCTTTAATGCACCCAACAACAATTCCAGATACTGCACTGTATCACTATGGATTAGAGATATCTTTACTTGCTAATAAAGTGAACTTTAACTTAGGTAAACAAAGTTATCAAAATCAATCACTTCAAGAAAGATTTAATAACTTACCACTAAAAAGTGAGTTGGATCTTGCACTGACAAGTCAAGAGATTATGAATATTGTAAATAAAAAAGCCGGTGCTTGGTTAGGTAAATTAAAAGCACACATGATTGATCATATTCTAGAAAAGAAACTGTCTAACAATAAAGAAGCATTAACAAGTTTTGTTAGTACATATGAGGTGTAA
- a CDS encoding HD domain-containing protein produces the protein MDIIIGKVESINKGDNYCNASLSLEDKKHFNVKLNMEDDQLLAIGKVFVFEVEAFYKEEVKQFKALKITPLEVSDVPKQDKNRLYSLFYDYAPIPLKDIRLGIESFLNRIENKILKDVTTLVYEKHEGQYYLHPAATKFHHAYVGGLAYHTFTMLKLVDAMLSVYDYLDKDLLYAATILHDISKIDEMTGVDGEYTTEGLLIGHLVMASIEVEKAATILGVEDSEEVLLLKHLIVSHHGQLNFGSPKKPQTGEALLLWYIDSIDSKFTELKTALESTKAGEFTQSVAVLDKMRFYKSKLKK, from the coding sequence ATGGACATAATTATTGGTAAAGTAGAATCTATTAATAAAGGTGACAACTATTGTAATGCATCTTTATCCTTAGAAGATAAAAAACATTTCAATGTGAAATTAAATATGGAAGATGATCAATTACTTGCTATAGGTAAAGTATTTGTCTTTGAAGTAGAAGCTTTTTACAAAGAAGAAGTTAAACAATTTAAAGCACTCAAGATAACACCTTTAGAAGTTTCAGATGTTCCTAAACAAGATAAAAATAGACTGTATTCATTATTCTATGATTATGCACCAATTCCTTTAAAAGATATTCGTCTAGGTATTGAATCCTTCTTAAATAGAATAGAAAATAAGATTCTAAAAGATGTAACAACACTTGTATATGAAAAACATGAAGGTCAATATTACTTGCATCCTGCAGCGACTAAATTTCACCATGCCTATGTAGGTGGCTTAGCTTATCATACATTTACCATGTTAAAATTAGTCGATGCGATGTTAAGTGTATATGACTATTTGGATAAAGACTTACTCTATGCAGCTACGATACTACATGACATTTCAAAAATTGATGAAATGACGGGTGTAGATGGCGAGTATACAACAGAAGGCTTACTCATTGGTCACTTAGTGATGGCAAGCATTGAAGTTGAAAAAGCTGCAACCATATTAGGTGTAGAAGATAGTGAAGAAGTACTTTTATTAAAACACTTAATCGTTTCACATCATGGACAACTAAATTTCGGTTCTCCAAAAAAACCTCAAACTGGGGAAGCATTGCTTCTTTGGTATATTGATTCCATTGACTCTAAGTTTACAGAATTAAAAACAGCCTTAGAATCTACTAAAGCTGGTGAGTTTACTCAAAGTGTTGCAGTACTAGATAAGATGCGTTTCTATAAATCAAAACTTAAAAAATAA
- a CDS encoding MBL fold metallo-hydrolase, with protein sequence MEVFVLASGSKGNITYVKNEVVSFFIDVGISYKKIVQKMKAYGEDVSAVNTLFLTHEHSDHIFGLLGMLKAGHLKEVYLTQGTLDSLSSEVRQLLPKTVIIKADESFEFRQFKVLPILLSHDAKEPVGFRFDWREKSFVCLTDTGYVDESYHEVLKDADLYLLESNFDPKKLLGSRRPFALKQRILGIQGHLSNEEAAVLMNKLIQNKRSKWIVAHISEECNDAFDIEKAIVDHVEDLLKIDVIFASQESLPGIKL encoded by the coding sequence ATGGAAGTATTTGTATTAGCCTCAGGCTCTAAAGGAAATATAACATACGTTAAAAACGAGGTCGTATCATTCTTTATTGATGTAGGTATTAGTTATAAAAAGATTGTTCAAAAAATGAAAGCATATGGTGAAGATGTAAGCGCTGTAAACACGCTATTTTTGACACATGAACACTCAGATCACATATTTGGGTTACTTGGGATGCTTAAGGCTGGACATTTAAAAGAGGTATATTTAACTCAAGGAACACTAGATTCTTTAAGTAGTGAAGTGAGACAATTACTACCTAAAACAGTGATTATAAAAGCCGATGAATCCTTTGAATTTAGGCAGTTTAAAGTACTGCCAATTTTACTGTCTCATGATGCAAAAGAACCGGTTGGGTTTAGGTTTGATTGGAGAGAAAAAAGCTTCGTTTGTTTAACTGATACTGGGTATGTAGATGAGTCATATCATGAGGTCTTAAAAGATGCAGACCTTTATCTTTTAGAGTCTAATTTTGACCCTAAAAAACTACTTGGTTCAAGAAGACCTTTCGCATTAAAACAACGTATTTTAGGTATTCAAGGACACCTTTCTAATGAAGAGGCTGCTGTCTTAATGAATAAACTCATTCAAAATAAGAGGTCTAAATGGATTGTTGCACATATTAGTGAAGAATGTAATGATGCCTTTGACATTGAAAAAGCAATTGTAGATCATGTAGAAGACTTACTTAAGATTGATGTGATCTTTGCATCACAAGAATCCTTACCGGGTATTAAACTATGA
- a CDS encoding 23S rRNA (pseudouridine(1915)-N(3))-methyltransferase RlmH — MKVKIISVGKVKDKGLNELINYYAKQIKTIEMVEITDEASITGMEKEGQKILSKIAKDSYVISLAIEGKMLDSVEFADTLDHVTTNFGPSITFIIGGSFGLSHAVKEKSNLLLSFSKMTFPHQLMKLFLVEQIFRAQAILNNHPYHK, encoded by the coding sequence ATGAAAGTAAAGATTATTAGTGTTGGTAAAGTTAAAGATAAGGGATTAAATGAATTAATCAATTACTACGCAAAACAAATAAAAACCATTGAAATGGTTGAAATAACAGATGAAGCAAGTATCACAGGTATGGAAAAAGAAGGACAAAAAATATTGTCTAAAATCGCAAAAGATAGTTATGTCATATCACTAGCTATTGAAGGTAAGATGTTAGATAGTGTTGAGTTTGCAGACACCTTAGATCATGTCACAACAAACTTTGGTCCGTCAATTACCTTCATCATTGGTGGCTCATTTGGTTTAAGTCATGCTGTTAAAGAAAAGTCAAATCTGCTTTTATCTTTTTCAAAGATGACTTTCCCACACCAGTTAATGAAACTATTTTTAGTAGAACAAATTTTTAGAGCACAAGCTATTTTAAACAATCACCCTTATCATAAATAA
- the mscL gene encoding large conductance mechanosensitive channel protein MscL: MGKQIKISKEQRKKGFLNGFKNFIMRGNVIDMAVGVIVGGAFGKIVTSLVNDIILPPIGVLLGGVEFRDLQALIHQKPVLDDNGAQVVIDGIAQFNNVYIRYGNLIQIILEFLIIAFSIYLVLYIFIKRKEQEEKFIAEEKARLEKLEAEKNPPKPAPKPEDIQLLIEIRDLLKKNEK, encoded by the coding sequence ATGGGTAAACAAATCAAAATATCCAAGGAACAACGTAAAAAAGGTTTCTTAAATGGATTTAAGAATTTTATCATGCGTGGAAACGTTATTGATATGGCAGTGGGTGTAATTGTTGGTGGAGCTTTCGGTAAGATTGTTACAAGTCTTGTCAATGACATTATATTACCTCCAATTGGTGTTTTATTAGGCGGTGTGGAGTTTAGAGACTTACAAGCACTGATTCATCAAAAACCAGTTTTAGATGATAATGGTGCACAAGTCGTGATTGATGGTATTGCACAATTTAATAATGTATATATTCGTTATGGGAATTTAATTCAAATCATTTTAGAATTCTTAATTATTGCATTTTCTATTTATCTCGTTTTATATATCTTTATAAAACGTAAGGAACAAGAAGAGAAATTTATTGCTGAAGAAAAAGCAAGACTAGAAAAATTAGAAGCTGAAAAAAATCCTCCAAAACCAGCACCAAAACCAGAAGACATTCAATTGCTAATCGAAATTAGGGATTTACTAAAGAAAAATGAAAAGTAA
- a CDS encoding DegV family protein has protein sequence MKSKFKVIVCSNSAIDYLEYDKQIDIFRSMIHFGDESYNDFIDLDAKTFYERIKKEPDNIPKTSYVAPGYMLNTFDKLYKEGFTDVLVIVIAKPLSGLHDAIVQLSKETKLKVHVYDSKTLAYPESYMAMTAQKMFNLGANLKEVLGVLDYIRDHHKMYFAVDTLLYLVKNGRLSKLSGTLGSILKIKPVLTLSKEGKVETLEKIRTSKKALERIVDLYLEDTKDKDVITFISHAHHDDGVKLISDMVHRVYPNREIVTSYLTPVVGAHCGPKAISIGYIIKQ, from the coding sequence ATGAAAAGTAAATTTAAGGTAATCGTCTGCTCTAACTCTGCAATAGATTATTTAGAGTATGATAAGCAAATTGATATTTTTAGAAGTATGATTCACTTTGGGGATGAATCTTATAACGATTTTATTGATTTAGATGCTAAAACATTTTATGAGCGCATTAAAAAAGAACCAGATAATATACCTAAGACAAGTTATGTAGCACCAGGCTACATGCTAAATACATTTGATAAACTCTACAAAGAAGGGTTCACTGATGTGCTAGTCATTGTCATAGCTAAACCACTTTCAGGTCTTCATGATGCAATTGTTCAATTGTCCAAAGAAACTAAACTCAAGGTTCATGTGTATGATTCAAAAACACTTGCATACCCTGAAAGTTATATGGCAATGACTGCACAAAAGATGTTTAATTTAGGCGCTAACCTTAAAGAGGTTTTAGGTGTTTTAGATTATATAAGAGATCATCATAAAATGTATTTTGCTGTTGATACATTACTATATTTAGTTAAAAATGGTAGGTTATCTAAATTAAGCGGTACCTTAGGGTCTATCTTAAAAATTAAGCCAGTACTTACCTTATCTAAAGAAGGTAAGGTCGAAACACTAGAAAAAATTAGAACCTCTAAAAAGGCACTAGAGCGTATTGTAGATCTGTATTTAGAAGATACTAAAGATAAAGATGTTATCACCTTCATATCACATGCACATCATGATGATGGTGTGAAGTTAATATCTGATATGGTACATAGAGTCTACCCAAATAGAGAGATTGTTACCAGTTACTTAACACCGGTTGTGGGTGCACATTGTGGCCCTAAGGCAATTTCTATTGGATATATTATTAAACAATAA
- the aroF gene encoding 3-deoxy-7-phosphoheptulonate synthase, with the protein MIVQMKKGATKDEVDHIQKYLINKGFGIKDASSDEVTLFGVLGDVKSLDPTQLRVFSGVENVTRISSPYKLASKAFKKEPTIITLKNGVVIGGDDFVVMSGPCSVESEEQLRIIAKAVKDSGSNVLRGGVFKPRTSPYAFQGLGIEGLKMMRKVADEFGMAIITELMGTEHIDEFVKYVDIIQLGARNMQNFDLLKAVGKTNIPVLLKRGLSATIEEWLMSAEYIMASGNDQVILCERGIRTFEKYTRNTLDISAVLAVRELSHLPVIVDPSHAAGKWEMIESLSLASLAVEADGIIVEVHHDPENALSDGAQSLKPHKFEHMMDRLEKASTVFSKQLKR; encoded by the coding sequence ATGATTGTTCAAATGAAAAAAGGTGCAACTAAAGATGAAGTTGATCACATACAAAAATATTTAATCAATAAAGGCTTTGGTATTAAAGACGCTTCAAGTGATGAAGTGACACTGTTTGGTGTTTTAGGTGATGTGAAATCTTTAGATCCTACACAACTACGTGTATTTTCCGGTGTTGAAAATGTGACAAGAATTTCTAGTCCATACAAGTTAGCTTCAAAAGCATTTAAAAAAGAACCTACCATTATCACTTTAAAAAATGGCGTTGTGATTGGTGGGGATGATTTTGTTGTTATGAGTGGTCCATGTAGTGTGGAAAGTGAAGAACAACTAAGAATTATTGCTAAAGCAGTTAAAGATAGTGGTTCTAATGTTTTAAGAGGTGGTGTATTTAAACCACGTACTTCACCATATGCTTTCCAAGGATTAGGTATTGAAGGTTTAAAAATGATGCGTAAAGTGGCAGATGAATTTGGTATGGCTATCATTACTGAACTTATGGGTACAGAGCATATAGATGAATTTGTTAAATACGTAGATATCATTCAGTTAGGTGCAAGAAATATGCAAAACTTTGACCTACTTAAAGCTGTTGGTAAAACAAATATTCCAGTACTTCTTAAAAGAGGTTTAAGTGCTACGATTGAAGAGTGGCTCATGAGTGCCGAATACATTATGGCATCCGGTAATGATCAAGTTATCTTATGTGAACGAGGCATTAGAACTTTCGAAAAATACACAAGAAATACACTGGATATTTCTGCTGTATTAGCAGTGAGAGAACTCTCACACCTACCTGTGATTGTAGACCCTTCACACGCTGCTGGTAAATGGGAAATGATTGAATCTTTATCGCTAGCTTCACTTGCTGTTGAAGCAGATGGCATTATTGTTGAAGTACACCATGACCCAGAAAATGCACTATCTGATGGTGCACAAAGTTTAAAACCACATAAGTTTGAACATATGATGGATCGTCTTGAAAAAGCATCTACAGTATTTTCAAAACAACTGAAACGATGA
- a CDS encoding prephenate dehydrogenase, with protein sequence MKIFIVGLGLMGASYAQKLTSVGHDVFGFDKDHNTNLKALNEGVIKGYNLKDMKDCELVILALYPNQIFEFIKSNLSYFDTQLITDISGTKTKLLDEVLELLPKSINYVSHHPMAGREKSGYDHKDVTMFKNANFLIIDSHHAKPHHIETIKKLGLDLGFKRQIVLSAYEHDELIAHTSQLTHLIAVSLMLMNKNEHTKDATGDSFRDLTRIANINEILWTELFLDNKNALIQKIDEFVDVLGELKHDILASNEVILKEKLKESKKRRISFDETNTR encoded by the coding sequence ATGAAGATATTTATTGTTGGACTTGGTCTTATGGGAGCAAGTTATGCTCAAAAATTAACAAGTGTTGGACACGATGTTTTTGGGTTTGATAAAGATCATAACACCAACTTAAAAGCGCTTAATGAAGGTGTTATAAAAGGTTATAATTTAAAGGATATGAAAGATTGTGAACTTGTCATACTTGCTTTATATCCAAATCAAATATTTGAATTTATCAAATCAAATTTATCTTACTTTGATACACAACTAATAACCGATATCAGCGGTACTAAAACTAAACTTCTAGATGAGGTGTTAGAATTACTACCTAAATCAATTAATTATGTATCCCATCACCCGATGGCTGGTAGAGAAAAGTCAGGTTATGATCATAAAGATGTAACGATGTTTAAAAATGCTAATTTTTTAATCATCGACTCACACCATGCAAAACCACATCACATTGAAACAATTAAAAAACTAGGATTAGATTTAGGATTTAAAAGGCAAATTGTTTTATCTGCCTATGAACATGATGAACTTATTGCACATACATCCCAGTTAACCCATTTAATTGCAGTATCGTTGATGCTTATGAATAAAAATGAACATACAAAAGATGCGACTGGAGATTCATTTAGAGATTTAACAAGAATTGCAAATATTAATGAAATCTTATGGACAGAACTCTTTTTAGATAATAAGAACGCTCTTATCCAAAAAATAGATGAATTTGTAGATGTTTTAGGTGAACTTAAACATGATATATTAGCCTCAAATGAAGTTATATTGAAAGAAAAGCTTAAAGAATCTAAGAAAAGGAGAATTAGCTTTGATGAGACAAACACTCGATAA
- the aroB gene encoding 3-dehydroquinate synthase: MRQTLDNYEIVVKQNLMNDLGEEITSVYPYKDIFVITDHNVFKLYENLLTTKLNMFNLKFVSVEPGEQSKSLSTYQEVVQKLLKLGMRKNHLLIALGGGVVGDLAGFVAATLFRGAPFIQIPTTLLAMVDSSIGGKTGLDLNEGKNLIGAYKNPLKVLIDPSFLDTLPKVEYKNGLAEVLKHGLIGDPKLYEYLKVNDKLTLNEIKRAIQVKVNIVKKDPFEQNERMFLNFGHTFGHAIERHYDFAIKHGVAISYGMLISLELGIKAKITPAHLFDDVKNILLRLELVKEPLLDKKQFIEYIGFDKKNLADGLRFVYIKNIGEPIIKKGVEI, from the coding sequence ATGAGACAAACACTCGATAATTATGAAATAGTAGTTAAACAAAATTTGATGAATGATTTGGGTGAGGAAATAACTAGTGTTTATCCTTATAAAGATATTTTTGTTATTACTGACCATAATGTATTTAAACTATATGAAAACTTATTAACAACGAAGTTAAATATGTTTAATTTAAAATTTGTAAGTGTTGAACCAGGCGAACAATCAAAATCTTTAAGCACCTACCAAGAAGTTGTTCAAAAATTACTTAAATTAGGTATGAGAAAGAATCATTTACTTATTGCCTTAGGTGGTGGTGTAGTAGGAGATTTAGCTGGATTTGTTGCAGCTACTTTATTTAGAGGTGCACCATTTATTCAAATACCAACAACGTTACTAGCGATGGTAGATTCATCAATTGGCGGTAAAACTGGTCTAGATTTAAATGAAGGTAAAAATTTAATTGGTGCTTACAAAAATCCACTTAAAGTTTTAATTGATCCTTCATTTTTAGATACATTACCTAAAGTAGAATATAAAAATGGATTAGCAGAAGTATTAAAACATGGACTCATTGGGGATCCTAAATTATATGAATATTTAAAAGTAAATGATAAATTAACACTGAATGAAATCAAACGTGCAATTCAAGTCAAAGTGAACATTGTTAAAAAAGATCCGTTTGAACAAAACGAACGTATGTTCTTAAATTTTGGACATACCTTTGGACATGCAATCGAGCGTCATTATGATTTTGCAATCAAACACGGTGTAGCAATTAGCTATGGTATGTTAATTAGTTTAGAATTAGGCATTAAAGCAAAGATTACACCAGCACATCTTTTTGATGATGTTAAAAACATTTTATTAAGATTAGAACTAGTTAAAGAACCTTTATTAGATAAAAAACAATTTATAGAATATATAGGTTTTGACAAGAAAAACCTAGCGGATGGTTTACGTTTTGTTTATATCAAAAACATAGGTGAACCAATCATTAAGAAAGGTGTTGAAATATAA
- the aroA gene encoding 3-phosphoshikimate 1-carboxyvinyltransferase: MLEIIPTNLSGEVKIVSSKSLSHRYVLAAALAHGQSKIDNILDSDDLIATQSALKSLGATINQGLITGGKVQRVHETIDCFESGSTLRFLIPVAMLQDKPVTFTGKNQLPFRTQEMYENLFKETYQFEHPKDKWLPLTVSGPLKGGTYHLRGDVSSQFITGLLYALPLAPNDSEIILTSHLESVGYVDMTLDVLDKFGIKIIKTVNGYKIPGNQHYNPGNYSVEGDFSGAAFFVAAGLLAGPIHLTNLNHHSLQGDKEIIDLAVKMGGDITPTSEGYLVKPSKLKGISIDVGQIPDLGPILMVLGALAEGTTIIHNASRLRIKESDRLNAMVTNLKALGANIKEIGDTVEIKGVSKLKGGVLVSSYKDHRIAMSMAVASIMCEQPITLDDETVVSKSYPNFFESFKALGGQVK; this comes from the coding sequence GTGCTAGAAATTATTCCAACCAATTTATCAGGTGAAGTAAAGATTGTTTCATCTAAATCTTTATCACACCGATATGTACTTGCAGCAGCTCTTGCACATGGACAATCAAAGATTGATAACATATTAGACTCTGATGATTTAATAGCCACACAAAGCGCTTTAAAAAGTTTAGGTGCAACCATTAATCAAGGATTAATTACAGGTGGTAAGGTTCAAAGAGTACATGAAACTATTGATTGTTTTGAGTCTGGTTCTACATTAAGATTTTTAATTCCGGTCGCAATGCTTCAAGATAAACCTGTGACATTCACGGGTAAAAATCAACTACCATTTCGTACTCAAGAAATGTATGAAAACCTCTTTAAAGAAACTTATCAATTTGAGCATCCAAAAGATAAGTGGTTACCACTTACTGTAAGTGGTCCACTTAAAGGTGGTACATATCACTTAAGAGGTGATGTAAGTAGCCAGTTTATTACAGGCTTACTTTATGCTTTACCACTTGCACCAAATGATTCTGAAATTATTTTAACCTCGCACTTAGAATCTGTTGGTTATGTAGATATGACACTCGATGTATTAGATAAATTTGGTATTAAGATTATTAAAACTGTAAATGGTTATAAGATACCTGGAAACCAACACTATAATCCGGGCAACTACAGTGTAGAAGGTGATTTTAGTGGGGCAGCATTTTTTGTTGCAGCAGGCTTACTTGCTGGACCAATTCACTTAACTAATTTAAATCACCATAGTTTACAAGGTGATAAAGAAATTATTGATCTTGCAGTGAAGATGGGTGGAGATATTACACCCACAAGTGAAGGTTATTTGGTTAAACCATCTAAATTAAAAGGTATTTCTATTGATGTCGGACAAATTCCAGATTTAGGTCCGATACTTATGGTACTTGGTGCACTTGCAGAAGGTACTACAATTATTCATAACGCATCTAGATTACGTATTAAAGAATCTGATAGATTAAATGCTATGGTAACAAACCTTAAAGCACTTGGTGCAAACATTAAAGAAATAGGGGATACTGTAGAAATTAAAGGTGTTTCTAAACTAAAAGGCGGCGTTCTAGTTTCAAGTTATAAAGATCATAGAATTGCCATGTCGATGGCGGTTGCCTCCATCATGTGCGAACAACCAATTACACTAGATGATGAGACTGTAGTGTCTAAAAGTTATCCAAATTTCTTTGAAAGTTTTAAAGCGTTAGGAGGTCAAGTAAAGTGA
- a CDS encoding chorismate mutase: MSLEPLRNEIDKVDKELVKLLERRFELVKEIGDYKKLHNLPVLDLAREQQVLQKKKEQLSNKDLWPHFEKLFQHIMNISKELEK, from the coding sequence GTGAGTTTAGAACCCTTAAGAAATGAAATTGATAAAGTGGATAAAGAACTTGTCAAATTATTAGAGCGCCGTTTTGAATTAGTAAAAGAAATTGGCGACTATAAGAAGTTACATAACTTGCCAGTTCTAGATCTAGCAAGAGAACAACAAGTACTTCAAAAGAAAAAGGAACAACTCTCCAATAAGGACTTATGGCCTCACTTTGAAAAGTTGTTTCAACATATTATGAATATCTCAAAAGAATTAGAAAAATGA
- a CDS encoding shikimate dehydrogenase family protein: protein MKVFGLIGHPLGHSKSPKLHKIIASYFSRQLVYKLFDMDHIDKVKPLIEGLKNGTYHGFNVTIPYKEAVLPFLDIITPKAQKIGAVNTIYFKDNQVIGDNTDYDGFLYLIKQQSIIKKIMNPIILGSGGAAKSSYAVLKDLGFDSVVVSRNPKDNVHFNHIISYDKLPSYSYDLVVNTTPIGMHPNINQSPLDESLVHDKFVIDLIYNPLETTLMKYAKHSIGGLDMLIVQAFKAQNIWFGEEKELKDDILNHIKEDVYE from the coding sequence ATGAAAGTATTTGGATTAATTGGACATCCATTAGGGCACTCTAAGTCGCCTAAATTACATAAAATCATTGCTAGTTATTTTAGTAGACAACTAGTTTATAAATTATTTGATATGGATCACATCGATAAAGTAAAACCATTGATTGAAGGGTTAAAAAATGGTACATATCATGGTTTTAATGTAACCATTCCATATAAGGAAGCAGTGCTTCCCTTTTTGGATATCATAACACCTAAAGCTCAAAAGATAGGTGCAGTAAACACTATCTATTTTAAAGATAATCAAGTCATAGGTGACAACACTGATTATGATGGTTTTTTATATTTAATTAAACAACAATCTATAATAAAAAAAATCATGAACCCTATTATATTAGGTAGTGGTGGTGCAGCAAAATCAAGTTATGCGGTGTTAAAAGATCTTGGATTTGACTCGGTTGTTGTATCAAGAAATCCAAAGGATAATGTGCACTTTAATCACATCATAAGTTATGATAAACTACCAAGTTACTCATATGATTTGGTTGTAAACACGACACCAATTGGGATGCATCCAAATATTAACCAATCGCCACTGGATGAAAGTTTAGTACATGATAAATTTGTTATAGATCTCATCTATAATCCACTGGAAACTACTTTAATGAAATATGCTAAACATAGTATTGGTGGACTTGATATGCTCATTGTTCAAGCATTTAAAGCTCAAAATATATGGTTTGGTGAAGAAAAAGAATTAAAAGATGATATATTAAATCATATCAAGGAGGACGTATATGAATAG